Genomic DNA from Candidatus Bathyarchaeia archaeon:
AGTCGCCGAAGGCAAGGGCCTTAGCGGGGCAGAACTCGATGCAGATCCCGCAACCCTTGCAAAGCTCCCTATCTATGGCCACCCTCTCCAGGATCGCCACCCCTTTTAGTGATAACTTAGCGCCTAATTAAAATACTCTCTCCCGCTTGGTTTATGAGGGCCTCTCCGGAGCGGGGCATTGGGACCGATCAAGGGGAGCGGTGAAGCTTTGACCGAGCGGGTCAGGATCGGGTTAATAGGATATGGGTCTTGGGGCAAGAAGCACTTCGCTGCCCTATCGAGGAACCCAAGGGCGGATCTGAGGGGCGTGTACGACCCGGCTTATCGAGGGGATGGGTTCTTCCCCTCATTGGACGATCTATTGGAAGAGGTTGAGGCGGTCGATGTGGTCGTCCCAGCTGGATCCCTTGCGAGGATAAGCATCAAAGCCATGGAGGCGGGAAAGCACGTCTTCATAGAGAAGCCCATGTCGGTTAATTTGGAGGAGGCCCTTAAGCTTGAGGATGCTTGGAGGAGGAATCCGGGCTCCAAAGTAATGGTTGGGTTCATAGAGCGCTTCAATCCGGTCTTCCAAAGGATCAGGGAGATCCTGAGGGCGGAGCCCCCCTCCATGGTCTTTTGTCAAAGGTCCGGGATGCCCGCCTCCGTGACCAAGCAAACGGGCGTGATATTGGACCTAGCGATACATGATATCGATCTCCTGATCTGGTGCCTTGGCATGCCTAGGTCCGCGAGGGCGAAAATCGAGGAGAGCTTCGATTGGGGGCGAGTTGAGCTGGATTTCGATCGCTCCAAGGCCATGATAGTGGCGGATTGCTTGGGCCCAAAGGTCAGGAGGTGGGTGGTGAAGCTGAAGGGGAGCACCTTGCACGCGCATTTCCAAGAGGATAGGTGGAGGCTATTCGAAGGCGGCTCGGAGATTCCAGTGGAATGGCGAATGCCCCTCGATGCCGAATTAGACCATTTCATAAGCTCCATATTGAACGATGTGGAGCCTTCGCCCGGGATAGGGGATGGGATAAGGGCTCTGGAAGTCATAGAGAGGGGGCTGAGTAGCGAAGGGATTCTCGCCCCCAGATCTGGGGGCTAAGCGCTCGCCGTTTCGGGCCTAGCCCTCTTTTTCCTACTGCGATGAATCTTCCTATTTGTTGATATGTAGCACACAGAAACACTTAAATAGGGGGAGATGGCCCATTATCGTGGTGATCTGGTTGGAGCGGAGGAGGCTCTTCGTCAATTTGCCGATTGAGAAAAGGAGGATGCTCGTGCTCAAGATAG
This window encodes:
- a CDS encoding Gfo/Idh/MocA family oxidoreductase — encoded protein: MGPIKGSGEALTERVRIGLIGYGSWGKKHFAALSRNPRADLRGVYDPAYRGDGFFPSLDDLLEEVEAVDVVVPAGSLARISIKAMEAGKHVFIEKPMSVNLEEALKLEDAWRRNPGSKVMVGFIERFNPVFQRIREILRAEPPSMVFCQRSGMPASVTKQTGVILDLAIHDIDLLIWCLGMPRSARAKIEESFDWGRVELDFDRSKAMIVADCLGPKVRRWVVKLKGSTLHAHFQEDRWRLFEGGSEIPVEWRMPLDAELDHFISSILNDVEPSPGIGDGIRALEVIERGLSSEGILAPRSGG